One region of Rhodothermaceae bacterium genomic DNA includes:
- a CDS encoding glycosyltransferase family 2 protein: MRVLVIIPAFNEAEAIAQVIQDIPRGLVTEVVVVNNASTDATEKNASRAGATVLYESRRGYGYACLRGLAYASSRNPDVIVFLDGDYSDHPDEMSALIAPILAGTHDLVVGSRIRGVSEHGALLPQARWGNRLACLLMRLLWGAHYSDLGPFRAIRYQSLMKLHMRDATFGWTIEMQIKAHIAGLRITEIPVSYRRRVGVSKITGSLAGAAKASVKILGIIFRFAIISRHLRRRLAA, from the coding sequence ATGCGTGTCCTGGTTATCATTCCTGCATTTAATGAAGCCGAAGCAATCGCCCAAGTGATTCAAGATATCCCTCGTGGACTCGTTACCGAGGTCGTCGTTGTGAATAACGCTTCTACAGACGCAACAGAAAAAAATGCATCCAGGGCAGGAGCAACGGTACTGTACGAATCCCGCCGCGGATATGGCTATGCTTGTCTTCGCGGGCTTGCCTATGCGTCAAGCCGGAATCCAGACGTAATCGTATTTCTTGATGGCGACTATTCGGATCACCCCGATGAGATGTCTGCCCTGATCGCCCCAATTCTAGCAGGAACCCACGATCTCGTGGTCGGCAGCCGCATCAGGGGAGTGAGTGAGCACGGTGCCCTTTTACCACAGGCACGCTGGGGAAATCGACTGGCTTGTCTGCTGATGCGGTTACTCTGGGGGGCTCACTATAGTGATCTGGGGCCCTTCCGGGCCATTCGATATCAGTCCCTCATGAAGTTACATATGCGCGACGCGACCTTCGGCTGGACCATTGAGATGCAAATCAAAGCACATATAGCGGGTTTACGTATCACAGAAATACCGGTCTCCTATCGGAGACGAGTAGGTGTATCCAAAATCACCGGATCCCTGGCAGGAGCCGCAAAGGCATCGGTAAAAATCCTTGGAATTATCTTCCGATTTGCAATCATATCACGTCATCTGCGTAGAAGACTAGCCGCGTAA
- the rpmE gene encoding 50S ribosomal protein L31, with the protein MKKGIHPDYSPIKVRLADGTEFETRSTMPSEQYVSDVDSTNHPFYTGRRQYVDTAGRVEKFHRRYGKKSASK; encoded by the coding sequence ATGAAAAAGGGAATCCATCCAGACTACAGCCCGATCAAGGTGCGCCTCGCCGATGGGACCGAGTTTGAAACGCGGTCAACGATGCCGTCCGAGCAGTATGTGTCCGACGTTGACAGTACAAATCATCCATTTTATACGGGACGTCGGCAATACGTAGACACCGCAGGTCGCGTCGAAAAATTTCATCGTAGGTACGGCAAAAAAAGTGCCAGCAAATAA
- a CDS encoding DUF2911 domain-containing protein produces MTHRLLIILGLTFIVFQAEGQTLQWEDYAPVSTLVVEENLLTKAKYRFVDAHGHQWRIGTASKEEIGELVAAMDDLNLVTMVNLSGGSGQDLLQKVKNTDLHAPGRFVHFANIDFSRIDEAGFGEAAAAQLEMDVKNGAAGLKIFKNLGMSVFDSSGVRLKTDDPRLDPIWAKCGELGIPVLIHTADPSQFWLPHDRFNERWFELKERPGRKREPDPSWDVLIQEQWNVFRKHPETIFLNAHLGWLGNDLQRLGEHLDEFPNVYTELGAVVAELGRQPHTARQWMIDYQDRVLMGKDSWNAAEYHTYIRLFETADEFFPYYRKRHAWWTMYGLDLPDEVLRKVYYKNALRIIPAIDESLYEDDWNTDHIPAEEPRLSPLQLARTQLGDAYVKVHYSSPRKRGRKIFGDLVPFGELWRTAANEATEITFTGDVQVGGQELPAGTYSLFSIPDETQWTLIMNRGLGQNGTGQYDEEEDVLRVVVPATQLDSIREAFTIRFEGSEDGIDMVIEWDQTRVVLALKAS; encoded by the coding sequence ATGACACACCGACTTCTGATTATTCTTGGCCTGACATTCATTGTATTTCAGGCCGAGGGGCAAACCCTTCAATGGGAAGACTATGCCCCCGTTTCTACGCTTGTGGTTGAAGAAAATCTACTAACGAAAGCAAAATATCGTTTTGTTGATGCACACGGGCATCAATGGCGGATTGGCACAGCATCCAAGGAAGAAATAGGTGAATTGGTTGCGGCAATGGATGACTTGAACTTGGTGACGATGGTCAATTTAAGTGGGGGCAGCGGTCAGGATCTATTGCAAAAGGTTAAAAACACGGATTTACATGCACCCGGCAGATTTGTGCATTTTGCCAACATTGATTTTTCGAGAATTGATGAGGCTGGATTCGGAGAGGCTGCTGCAGCACAACTGGAGATGGATGTAAAGAATGGTGCTGCAGGGCTAAAAATATTCAAAAATCTGGGGATGTCGGTCTTTGATTCGAGCGGAGTCCGGCTAAAAACGGATGATCCACGACTGGATCCAATCTGGGCAAAGTGTGGGGAATTAGGTATTCCGGTTCTGATTCATACTGCGGACCCATCACAATTCTGGCTCCCCCACGACCGATTCAACGAGCGCTGGTTTGAGTTGAAGGAGCGCCCGGGACGAAAGCGGGAGCCGGACCCATCTTGGGATGTGTTGATCCAAGAGCAGTGGAATGTGTTCAGAAAACATCCCGAGACGATCTTCCTCAACGCACATCTTGGTTGGTTGGGAAATGATTTGCAGCGACTGGGAGAGCATTTGGACGAGTTTCCCAATGTCTATACGGAATTGGGAGCTGTGGTCGCAGAGCTCGGCCGTCAGCCGCATACTGCACGGCAGTGGATGATCGATTACCAGGATCGTGTACTAATGGGCAAGGATTCCTGGAACGCCGCCGAATATCATACCTATATCCGTCTCTTTGAAACCGCTGATGAATTCTTCCCCTATTATCGGAAACGTCATGCTTGGTGGACGATGTACGGGTTGGATTTACCCGATGAGGTTTTGCGTAAGGTGTACTACAAGAATGCACTTCGGATTATTCCAGCAATTGATGAAAGTCTGTATGAGGATGACTGGAACACGGATCATATCCCTGCCGAGGAGCCTCGTCTGAGTCCACTCCAATTAGCCCGTACGCAGCTGGGGGATGCTTATGTGAAAGTGCACTACAGTTCGCCACGCAAACGGGGTCGCAAGATATTTGGGGATCTGGTTCCATTCGGAGAGCTTTGGCGTACCGCCGCCAATGAGGCCACAGAAATCACGTTTACTGGAGATGTTCAAGTTGGTGGTCAGGAATTACCAGCGGGAACGTATTCACTGTTCAGTATCCCGGATGAGACGCAGTGGACGTTGATTATGAACCGCGGTCTGGGTCAGAATGGCACAGGTCAGTACGATGAAGAAGAGGATGTGCTGCGAGTTGTAGTTCCAGCCACTCAGTTGGATTCGATCCGGGAGGCATTCACGATTCGTTTCGAAGGAAGTGAGGATGGAATAGATATGGTGATCGAATGGGATCAGACCAGGGTGGTATTGGCCCTAAAAGCGTCTTAG
- a CDS encoding magnesium chelatase, translated as MNTVSVKREDIKTLGDLRASSYKVESVKDELRRNLLKRLHDGSEVFPSILGYDRSVIPQLQNAILSRHDILLLGLRGQAKSRILRLIPLLLDEYIPVVAGSELNDNPFSPLSKFACDRIASEGEETPIAWLHRSERYAEKLATPDTSIADLIGDIDPIKAAHRRLTYADEEVIHFGIIPRTNRGIFAINELPDLQARIQVGLLNIMEEQDIQIRGFNVRFPLDLMMLFSANPEDYTNRGNIITPLKDRIDCQVLTHYPKDLNTALAITDQEAWQNRGGVRVTIPEFIRQVIEVAAFEARASEYVDQKSGVSARMTRSALEAVIANAERRAALYGQSQICVRVSDLYYVESAITGKLELVYEGEQEGPQKVARLLIGRAIRRVFADYFPDPSLKGRETYGKILEWFAQGNTLTLDPELSDASFKKCLRAVSGLDEVITGQFGPAKKQRISAKERWILREFVLEGLHQASMLGKEEQTYSDMMGSMLGSLDPSEEEEDFE; from the coding sequence ATGAATACCGTGAGCGTTAAGCGTGAAGACATCAAGACACTGGGAGATCTGAGAGCATCTTCTTACAAAGTGGAATCCGTCAAGGATGAACTTCGCCGAAATCTGCTGAAGCGCCTTCATGATGGGAGTGAAGTATTTCCGAGCATTCTCGGATATGACCGTAGCGTGATCCCTCAACTTCAAAACGCGATCTTGAGTCGCCATGATATTCTTCTTCTCGGGTTGCGGGGCCAGGCAAAAAGTCGAATCCTCCGACTGATCCCTCTTCTGCTTGACGAATATATCCCTGTGGTGGCTGGTAGTGAGCTCAACGATAACCCCTTCTCTCCCTTATCAAAGTTTGCATGTGACCGGATCGCCAGCGAGGGTGAAGAAACGCCGATTGCATGGCTTCACCGAAGTGAGCGCTACGCAGAAAAATTGGCAACCCCGGATACATCTATTGCCGACCTGATTGGAGACATCGACCCGATTAAGGCTGCGCATCGGCGACTCACCTATGCGGATGAGGAAGTGATCCATTTCGGAATCATTCCACGTACAAATCGTGGGATTTTCGCCATCAATGAACTCCCTGACCTGCAGGCACGGATTCAGGTCGGCCTGCTCAATATTATGGAAGAGCAGGACATTCAGATTCGCGGATTCAATGTGCGCTTCCCATTGGATCTGATGATGTTGTTCAGTGCCAACCCTGAGGACTATACCAATAGGGGAAACATCATTACCCCGCTCAAAGACCGCATTGATTGTCAGGTACTGACCCATTACCCAAAAGATCTCAATACTGCATTGGCCATCACCGATCAGGAGGCTTGGCAGAATCGTGGTGGTGTTCGAGTGACCATTCCAGAATTTATCCGACAGGTGATTGAAGTTGCGGCGTTCGAAGCCCGCGCTAGTGAATACGTGGATCAAAAATCAGGGGTGTCCGCACGGATGACACGCTCGGCACTTGAGGCAGTGATTGCAAATGCCGAACGCCGGGCAGCTCTTTACGGACAATCACAGATCTGTGTCAGAGTTAGTGACCTCTACTACGTAGAGTCGGCGATTACAGGCAAACTGGAACTTGTGTACGAAGGGGAGCAGGAGGGGCCACAAAAAGTCGCGCGGCTTCTCATTGGGCGAGCTATCCGAAGAGTGTTTGCAGACTATTTCCCTGATCCCAGTCTCAAGGGAAGGGAGACCTATGGCAAGATCTTGGAATGGTTTGCCCAGGGAAATACCTTAACACTTGATCCTGAATTGTCCGACGCGTCATTTAAGAAGTGTCTGCGTGCGGTCTCGGGGTTAGATGAAGTCATTACCGGCCAATTCGGGCCTGCTAAAAAACAGCGCATCTCCGCAAAAGAACGCTGGATTCTTAGGGAATTTGTCCTTGAGGGGCTGCATCAGGCATCTATGCTCGGCAAAGAAGAGCAGACCTATTCCGACATGATGGGAAGTATGCTGGGATCATTGGATCCAAGCGAAGAGGAAGAAGATTTTGAATGA
- a CDS encoding branched-chain amino acid transaminase codes for MNYDIWFNGKFVPYEEAKVHVLAHVIHYGSSVFEGIRAYQTKKGTAVFRLREHMRRLLDSAKIYRMEPPYDLEALQQAAIQTVSRSNLQSSYIRPIMFRGLGPMGVSPLDNPVETAIAVFEWGPYLGADALEEGIDVQVASWNRFAPNTVPALAKAGGNYINASLVKMDAMLNGYEEGIMLTTSGYLAEGSGENLFLVRDGEIFTAPTAFSILPGITRSTVIQLAKAAGIPVHEGSMPREALYVADELFFTGTAAEVTPIRSVDKYVIGNGKRGEITHKIQEAFFDIVEQGNDPFGWLTPVSS; via the coding sequence ATGAATTACGATATCTGGTTTAACGGGAAGTTTGTCCCCTACGAAGAGGCAAAAGTTCATGTGCTTGCTCACGTGATTCACTACGGCTCAAGTGTATTTGAAGGCATTCGTGCTTACCAGACCAAAAAAGGTACGGCTGTGTTTCGTCTTCGCGAACACATGCGTCGTTTACTGGATTCGGCCAAGATCTATCGTATGGAGCCTCCTTATGATCTGGAAGCTCTCCAGCAGGCAGCAATTCAAACCGTCTCCCGGAGTAACCTACAGTCCAGTTATATTCGGCCTATTATGTTTCGAGGGCTGGGCCCGATGGGAGTGAGTCCATTGGATAATCCCGTCGAAACCGCCATTGCAGTCTTTGAGTGGGGCCCATACCTTGGAGCGGATGCACTGGAAGAAGGGATTGATGTGCAGGTGGCTTCGTGGAACCGATTTGCTCCGAACACCGTGCCGGCTCTTGCAAAAGCAGGAGGAAACTACATCAATGCCAGCCTAGTCAAGATGGATGCAATGCTCAATGGGTACGAAGAAGGAATTATGTTAACTACCAGTGGCTATCTTGCAGAGGGCAGTGGGGAGAATTTATTCCTTGTTCGCGATGGTGAAATTTTTACGGCACCGACAGCCTTCTCTATCCTGCCTGGAATCACGCGTTCAACGGTGATCCAGTTGGCGAAAGCTGCAGGGATTCCGGTACATGAGGGAAGTATGCCACGCGAGGCGCTCTACGTTGCAGATGAGCTATTCTTTACAGGCACCGCTGCTGAAGTCACTCCCATCCGCTCGGTAGACAAATATGTGATCGGTAACGGAAAACGTGGAGAGATCACTCACAAAATACAGGAAGCATTTTTCGATATCGTTGAGCAAGGAAACGATCCATTCGGCTGGCTCACTCCCGTCTCCAGCTAA
- the uvrB gene encoding excinuclease ABC subunit UvrB, producing MSVPLSQRTFELSASFVPFGDQPGAIKALTEGLVQGKEHQTLLGVTGSGKTFTISNVIQNIGRPTLVMSHNKTLAAQLYAEFRQFFPNNAVEFFISYYDYYQPEAYIVHSDTYIEKDLSINDRIDRLRLRATSALVSGRSDVIVVASVSCIYGLGSPKEYQSQIVQLVPGQKIERGDLLLQLIGIFYKRNDMELQPGTFRVRGDTVDIYPTYAEDIAYRVLFWGDEIEQITMIHPLTGETLEQEHAALTIYPARIFVTPKEQIDRAVAAIEDELQWRLAVLRQRNQMLEAQRLEQRTLFDLEMIRELGYCSGIENYSRHMTGLPEGQRPYCLMDYFPDDFLLVVDESHTTIPQVRAMYNGDRARKLTLVEHGFRLPSALDNRPMTFEEYEERQHQTIFMSATPGDYELIKSEGEFVEQVIRPTGIPDPPVLIRPSEHQIDDLLEEIRSVNRRGERTLVTTLTKRMAEDLTDYLESFGIQCRYLHSDIDALTRVELLRDLRLGAYDVLVGVNLLREGLDLPEVSLVAIIDADKEGFLRSDRALIQTAGRAARNINSKIILYADKVTGSMQRMLDETNRRRTKQLAYNEKHGIVPQTVHKDRRDVLRGTVVAEEREPGGQTPLIHPEKAPEIPRELNDPLIKMLTEAEKRDLIKQMNVEMLEAAEKMEFEKAAALRDTIARTEALLKDGT from the coding sequence ATGTCGGTTCCGCTTTCCCAGCGCACATTTGAGCTATCTGCTTCGTTCGTGCCGTTTGGAGATCAACCAGGTGCGATCAAGGCCCTTACAGAAGGGTTGGTTCAAGGAAAAGAGCATCAGACGCTTCTTGGAGTGACGGGATCCGGGAAAACATTCACAATCAGCAACGTGATCCAGAATATCGGAAGGCCAACCCTGGTTATGAGCCATAACAAAACGCTGGCCGCTCAGCTCTACGCCGAGTTTCGGCAATTTTTCCCGAATAATGCTGTTGAATTCTTTATATCCTACTATGATTACTATCAACCCGAAGCCTATATCGTTCACTCCGATACCTATATAGAAAAAGATCTGTCCATTAATGATCGAATTGATCGACTTCGGTTGAGGGCAACCAGTGCTTTGGTATCCGGACGGTCAGATGTGATTGTAGTGGCAAGTGTTTCCTGTATTTACGGCTTAGGCTCCCCCAAAGAGTATCAATCCCAAATTGTCCAACTCGTACCCGGCCAGAAAATAGAACGTGGGGACCTATTGCTGCAGTTGATTGGAATTTTCTATAAACGCAATGACATGGAGCTCCAACCTGGGACATTCAGGGTACGCGGAGATACTGTAGATATTTACCCCACTTATGCGGAAGATATCGCATACCGTGTTCTCTTCTGGGGAGATGAGATTGAACAGATCACCATGATCCATCCACTCACAGGAGAGACTCTCGAACAGGAACACGCGGCACTGACCATCTATCCCGCCCGGATTTTCGTGACACCGAAGGAACAGATTGATCGTGCAGTTGCTGCCATTGAAGACGAGCTGCAATGGCGCCTGGCAGTGCTCCGGCAAAGAAATCAAATGTTGGAAGCCCAGCGCTTGGAGCAACGTACACTTTTTGATCTTGAGATGATCCGTGAACTGGGCTATTGCTCAGGGATTGAGAATTATAGCCGTCATATGACCGGATTGCCCGAGGGGCAGCGTCCATATTGCCTCATGGATTACTTCCCGGATGATTTCCTTCTTGTGGTTGACGAGAGCCATACAACAATTCCGCAAGTACGGGCAATGTACAACGGCGATCGAGCCCGCAAACTCACACTGGTTGAGCATGGCTTTCGTCTGCCCTCTGCGCTGGACAATCGACCAATGACGTTTGAAGAGTATGAAGAGCGGCAACACCAAACGATCTTCATGAGTGCAACCCCGGGAGACTACGAACTCATCAAATCAGAGGGAGAATTTGTTGAGCAAGTTATTCGTCCTACCGGCATCCCTGATCCGCCTGTCTTGATCCGACCCAGTGAACATCAAATTGATGACCTTCTGGAAGAGATTCGTAGTGTGAACCGACGCGGTGAACGAACCTTGGTTACGACACTGACAAAACGCATGGCAGAAGATTTGACGGACTATCTGGAATCATTTGGGATCCAATGCCGCTATCTCCACTCAGACATTGATGCGCTCACAAGGGTTGAGTTATTGCGGGATCTTCGACTTGGCGCATACGATGTACTGGTGGGGGTGAACCTGCTTCGAGAAGGACTTGATCTCCCGGAAGTATCTCTCGTAGCGATCATAGATGCTGATAAAGAAGGCTTCCTCCGAAGTGACCGTGCGCTCATACAGACAGCTGGACGTGCCGCACGCAACATCAATAGCAAGATCATACTGTATGCAGATAAAGTCACCGGAAGTATGCAACGAATGCTTGATGAGACCAACCGCCGCCGAACAAAACAGCTGGCCTATAATGAAAAACATGGAATCGTCCCCCAGACGGTGCACAAAGACCGCCGTGATGTGCTGCGTGGAACCGTGGTCGCTGAGGAGCGCGAGCCTGGAGGACAAACACCACTCATCCACCCCGAAAAAGCCCCTGAAATACCACGGGAGCTGAATGATCCCTTGATTAAAATGCTCACCGAAGCGGAGAAGCGAGATCTGATTAAGCAAATGAATGTGGAAATGCTTGAAGCTGCCGAGAAAATGGAGTTTGAGAAGGCCGCAGCACTCCGAGATACGATCGCCCGCACTGAGGCTCTTCTCAAAGATGGAACATAG
- a CDS encoding PspA/IM30 family protein — MSLWTRFKRAIRSIFGGAISSLENPKLILEQNIRELNDQVPKMNENIATVKANVILLQKELKRVQSEVHTLRSKIQSAIQGGRDDLAQQHAVRFETAQANLVKTQEQLAHATAAYDKAQQVKKAFMRERQRKIDAAQEALRASERAKWQANVADALEKFEVGGIDQTHDEMIQRLDQETAKNEARIEVAMDSVDLQAIRLDEEAEDLRAAELVNQMKREMGLLSEPTTDPERIDVESPEEKTMGRTRNRES, encoded by the coding sequence ATGTCTCTCTGGACCCGATTCAAACGTGCAATTCGATCAATTTTTGGGGGCGCTATCTCTTCCCTGGAAAACCCCAAGCTAATTCTGGAGCAGAATATCCGGGAACTGAATGATCAGGTTCCGAAAATGAACGAGAACATTGCGACCGTAAAGGCCAATGTAATCCTCCTGCAAAAAGAACTCAAACGTGTCCAGTCCGAAGTGCACACATTGAGGTCAAAGATCCAGTCCGCAATCCAAGGTGGACGTGACGACCTTGCACAGCAACATGCAGTTCGATTTGAAACTGCCCAGGCAAATCTAGTAAAAACCCAGGAACAGCTTGCTCATGCAACTGCGGCCTATGATAAAGCGCAACAGGTTAAAAAAGCTTTCATGCGTGAGCGCCAGAGGAAGATTGATGCTGCTCAAGAGGCCCTGCGTGCAAGCGAGCGTGCAAAATGGCAAGCAAATGTTGCCGATGCACTTGAGAAATTCGAAGTAGGCGGGATTGATCAGACGCACGATGAAATGATCCAACGCTTGGATCAGGAAACGGCCAAAAATGAAGCACGTATTGAAGTTGCCATGGATTCCGTGGATCTGCAGGCAATCCGCTTGGATGAAGAGGCTGAAGATTTGCGAGCTGCCGAACTGGTGAACCAGATGAAACGTGAAATGGGGCTGCTCTCTGAACCAACAACGGATCCTGAACGTATTGATGTAGAGAGCCCTGAGGAAAAGACCATGGGGCGTACACGCAACCGGGAATCGTAG
- a CDS encoding thymidine phosphorylase — protein sequence MDAIQIIKKKREGSELSSAEIQYLIEGYTAGRIPDYQMAAFLMAAQLRGMALNETITLTQCMLNSGRILDFSAISTPVVDKHSTGGVGDKISLVLTPIVGACGVRVPMISGRALGHTGGTLDKLESIPGFRTNLQIHDIYRQIRELGVAMIGATKEIAPADRQLYALRDVTASVDFIPFITASILSKKLAEGIDGLVLDVKLGRGAFMRKNEEARELAETLVNVGEHFGMSTIAWLTNMNIPLGQAIGNWLEVEESINCLRGEGPEDVLELSLKLSGEMIALADLAGSPGEGEEMAQAAVQSGHALNFLAKIVEAQGGDPAVIHDPALRMRTLEPQTVTVPLDISGYVSDVDAFTLAEIGNSLGVGRLVIDDKIDPEAGIVLHLRPGERATPGQPLASFYTRKTDQPEQVAHSIFDAFTFSKKPVDKPNILIDRLTFEGWASDSREHNLISQS from the coding sequence ATGGATGCAATCCAGATCATTAAGAAGAAGCGTGAGGGCTCAGAGCTTTCATCCGCCGAGATTCAGTATCTGATTGAAGGATATACCGCAGGGCGTATCCCTGATTACCAGATGGCAGCGTTTCTGATGGCTGCACAACTGCGTGGCATGGCCCTGAATGAGACGATCACACTGACCCAGTGCATGCTGAATTCTGGGAGGATCCTAGACTTCTCTGCCATTTCCACTCCCGTAGTTGATAAGCATTCAACGGGCGGAGTTGGAGATAAAATTTCACTCGTGCTCACTCCCATTGTCGGGGCGTGCGGGGTTCGTGTACCCATGATCTCAGGCCGAGCTCTAGGACATACTGGAGGAACACTTGATAAGTTGGAATCTATCCCCGGGTTTCGTACGAACCTGCAAATCCATGATATCTACCGCCAGATCCGTGAGCTTGGCGTAGCAATGATTGGAGCAACCAAGGAAATCGCGCCGGCTGACCGCCAGCTGTATGCCCTGCGGGATGTGACTGCGAGTGTCGACTTTATCCCCTTCATTACCGCCTCAATCCTAAGTAAGAAACTGGCAGAAGGCATCGATGGATTGGTGCTTGATGTGAAACTCGGTCGCGGCGCTTTTATGAGAAAGAACGAAGAGGCACGAGAGCTTGCTGAGACCCTGGTAAACGTTGGAGAACACTTTGGGATGAGTACGATTGCTTGGCTCACCAATATGAACATTCCCCTAGGGCAGGCCATCGGGAATTGGCTTGAGGTTGAAGAATCCATCAACTGCCTACGTGGGGAAGGTCCCGAAGATGTACTTGAGTTATCGCTGAAGCTGAGCGGTGAAATGATTGCGCTCGCGGATTTGGCTGGGTCACCTGGAGAAGGTGAGGAAATGGCACAGGCTGCAGTGCAATCCGGCCACGCACTGAATTTTCTGGCGAAGATTGTCGAGGCCCAGGGTGGAGACCCTGCTGTCATTCATGATCCTGCGCTTCGTATGCGTACCTTGGAGCCTCAGACCGTCACGGTCCCGCTGGATATCAGTGGATACGTGAGTGACGTGGATGCTTTCACGCTTGCCGAAATCGGGAACAGCCTTGGAGTCGGAAGACTGGTGATCGATGACAAAATTGATCCTGAAGCTGGGATCGTATTACACCTGCGTCCAGGCGAAAGAGCCACACCCGGTCAACCGCTGGCAAGCTTCTATACTCGAAAGACTGATCAACCTGAGCAGGTTGCACACAGTATCTTTGACGCCTTTACGTTCTCGAAAAAACCCGTTGATAAACCAAACATTCTTATTGACCGCCTCACTTTTGAAGGATGGGCATCTGATTCGCGAGAACATAATTTAATCTCGCAGAGTTAG
- a CDS encoding trypsin-like serine protease produces MERFLVFVHLSLAIILLGCQQNVRSQAQLVSPESTATINDSITLSRQTAITRAVETATPAIVSINVIELQQVRYRDPFADLFQDPFFGQFFSERQSRIIERRVQNLGSGFVISPDGYIVTNHHVAGNATKVTVSLTDGQTLDAELIGADKATDLALLKISPDRPLDYLRFSESPEPIVGEWAIALGNPFGLFEAAAPSVTVGVVSAAKRDLGSKDGRIYHDMIQTDAAINRGNSGGPLINALGEVIGVNAAIYSESGGSVGLGFAVPAARAQRIINELRETGRVDRSYYTGISFVAVTAQIAEALDLEDTRGILIADVDSGSPAEEAGLLPYDLIVGLQDESISNHDDYVARIFDFRPGDVITYHVLRDNRKVQLSLQIGRREG; encoded by the coding sequence ATGGAACGTTTTCTCGTATTCGTACATCTTTCTCTGGCCATCATACTGCTTGGATGCCAGCAAAACGTGCGCTCTCAGGCACAACTGGTTTCGCCGGAGTCTACAGCCACGATCAATGACTCCATCACGCTTAGCCGGCAGACCGCCATCACACGTGCAGTAGAAACGGCGACACCTGCCATTGTCAGCATCAACGTTATTGAATTGCAACAAGTCCGTTACCGGGATCCATTCGCGGATCTTTTTCAGGACCCATTCTTCGGACAGTTTTTTTCCGAACGGCAATCGCGAATCATTGAACGCCGTGTCCAGAACCTCGGGAGTGGCTTCGTAATATCTCCGGATGGTTATATCGTGACCAACCACCATGTAGCTGGGAATGCAACCAAAGTGACTGTATCGCTAACTGATGGACAAACACTGGATGCGGAGTTAATTGGAGCCGATAAGGCAACTGATCTTGCCCTCCTGAAGATTTCTCCAGATCGTCCTTTGGACTATTTACGTTTTTCCGAGTCCCCCGAGCCGATCGTGGGGGAATGGGCAATCGCCTTGGGAAACCCTTTTGGACTCTTTGAGGCAGCGGCCCCCAGTGTGACGGTTGGAGTAGTCAGTGCAGCAAAAAGAGACCTTGGAAGCAAGGATGGACGCATCTACCATGACATGATCCAAACAGATGCTGCAATTAACCGCGGGAACTCCGGTGGCCCACTCATCAATGCTCTCGGTGAAGTGATTGGCGTCAATGCTGCAATCTACAGTGAAAGCGGAGGATCCGTCGGCCTGGGGTTCGCGGTCCCCGCTGCCAGAGCTCAGAGAATTATCAACGAGTTGCGTGAAACTGGCCGGGTTGACCGCTCCTACTATACAGGAATTAGTTTTGTAGCTGTGACCGCACAGATTGCTGAAGCTCTGGACCTGGAAGATACACGGGGAATATTGATTGCTGATGTAGACTCGGGTTCTCCTGCCGAAGAAGCCGGCCTGCTGCCCTATGATCTCATAGTGGGACTTCAGGACGAGTCGATCTCAAACCATGATGACTATGTCGCCCGAATATTTGATTTCAGACCGGGAGATGTGATCACGTATCATGTATTACGTGATAACCGCAAAGTGCAGTTAAGCTTACAAATTGGACGGCGGGAAGGTTGA